A genomic segment from Leptolyngbya boryana PCC 6306 encodes:
- a CDS encoding chemotaxis protein CheW, protein MDDSVLTLATTQKNAIAPKNLGESYLKFEVGQGTQVGLPMRHVQEVLVLQPRYLTPIPNLMPGILGLMHRRSRALWVFDLAMLLDIGRLDYSPQQYDLVILRTGSTAVAAAVNRVDGIAWAKPDDLQPVPSHVTKGLIPYSKACILQSQDVIFLLDGEAILQAPLLQSH, encoded by the coding sequence GTGGATGACTCAGTGTTGACATTAGCAACAACGCAAAAAAATGCGATCGCTCCGAAAAATTTGGGCGAAAGCTATCTCAAATTTGAAGTGGGGCAAGGAACCCAGGTCGGCTTACCCATGCGGCATGTTCAAGAAGTACTCGTGCTTCAGCCGCGCTATTTGACGCCGATCCCTAACTTGATGCCCGGAATTTTGGGACTGATGCACCGTCGCAGTCGCGCGTTGTGGGTATTCGATCTCGCAATGCTCCTTGATATCGGCAGACTCGATTACAGTCCCCAACAATATGATCTCGTGATTCTTCGGACTGGCTCGACTGCCGTAGCAGCAGCAGTCAACCGAGTCGATGGAATTGCTTGGGCAAAGCCTGACGACTTACAGCCCGTCCCCAGTCACGTGACCAAAGGCTTGATCCCCTACTCCAAAGCTTGCATCTTACAGTCTCAAGATGTGATTTTTCTCTTAGACGGAGAAGCAATTCTGCAAGCTCCACTTTTGCAAAGTCATTAA
- a CDS encoding response regulator transcription factor, whose product MSLTLMRTVLVVEDTPSEMELLSHYLREGGYSVVGAVTAKDALTKAIELKPNVIVTDVVMPGMSGFELCRSLKKNPETQKVPIIICTSKGQDIDRLWGMRQGADVYITKPFTREELIRAVQSVGG is encoded by the coding sequence ATGAGCTTAACATTGATGCGAACTGTTCTAGTTGTTGAAGATACCCCCTCGGAGATGGAACTTTTGAGCCACTACTTACGAGAAGGTGGCTACAGTGTGGTCGGAGCAGTCACCGCAAAAGACGCACTCACCAAAGCGATCGAGCTTAAACCCAATGTGATCGTCACCGATGTCGTGATGCCGGGAATGAGCGGATTCGAGCTATGTCGGAGTTTGAAAAAAAATCCAGAAACGCAGAAAGTCCCGATTATTATCTGCACCTCAAAAGGGCAGGATATTGATCGCTTATGGGGAATGCGTCAGGGTGCAGATGTCTACATCACGAAACCTTTTACTCGTGAAGAGTTAATCCGGGCTGTTCAATCTGTCGGAGGATAA
- a CDS encoding response regulator, with protein sequence MVSHRPFQRLQPLSLLAQLISRRVDGCLQIVSGSVSWLLYLDEGTLAFATNSIQPFERLDRVLDQLSDRVPSLIQFDRGQLRQFETVAGTYPAISADYQAIEWLLGQRLIDRSQAAALIELLAIDVIKPFLSVTEGIYEVIAKPNFLHYPNLCQLDLRPIVERCHSELKSHSPAIPKATSPDASIPLPSPVSSAPSARPLSFTTSQPAISQPTQTPVTAVPTGSAPTSSVAATAQVQYKIACIDDSPTVLQAISTFLNDSSVSVIMINDPVKALMQIVRSKPDIILLDVGMPNLDGYELCSLLRRHPSFKLTPIIMVTGHTGFIDRAKAKIAGASGYLTKPFTQSELVKTVFRYLE encoded by the coding sequence ATGGTTAGTCACAGACCGTTTCAACGCCTACAACCGCTCTCGTTGTTGGCACAATTGATCAGCCGTCGCGTCGATGGTTGCTTACAAATTGTCAGTGGTTCCGTCTCTTGGTTACTCTACCTAGATGAGGGAACGCTCGCCTTTGCAACCAATTCGATCCAGCCCTTTGAGCGGCTGGATCGTGTTCTCGATCAACTCAGCGATCGGGTACCCTCGCTGATCCAATTTGATCGCGGACAGCTCCGGCAATTTGAAACGGTGGCTGGAACTTATCCGGCAATCAGCGCAGACTATCAAGCAATCGAATGGCTGCTTGGACAGAGATTAATCGATCGATCTCAGGCCGCAGCGCTGATTGAACTGCTTGCCATCGATGTCATCAAACCTTTTCTCAGTGTGACAGAAGGAATTTATGAAGTCATTGCTAAACCCAACTTTCTACATTACCCGAATCTCTGTCAGCTAGATTTACGCCCGATCGTCGAACGCTGTCATTCCGAATTGAAATCTCACTCACCTGCGATTCCAAAAGCGACTAGCCCAGATGCATCGATCCCACTCCCTAGCCCAGTCTCAAGTGCTCCCAGCGCACGACCGCTCTCATTTACAACCTCTCAACCCGCAATCTCTCAACCGACTCAGACTCCGGTTACAGCAGTACCCACTGGCTCAGCACCGACTAGCTCAGTCGCGGCAACCGCTCAAGTTCAGTACAAAATTGCCTGCATTGATGACAGCCCAACGGTATTACAAGCAATTAGTACTTTCTTAAATGATTCCAGCGTCTCGGTAATTATGATCAACGACCCGGTCAAAGCATTAATGCAAATCGTTCGGAGCAAACCGGACATCATCTTGCTGGATGTCGGAATGCCCAATCTCGATGGATATGAACTTTGTTCTTTATTACGTCGCCACCCAAGCTTTAAGCTCACCCCGATCATCATGGTCACGGGTCATACCGGATTCATCGATCGCGCTAAAGCTAAAATCGCGGGTGCATCTGGCTATCTCACCAAACCCTTTACCCAATCCGAATTAGTCAAAACTGTTTTTCGATACCTTGAGTGA
- the psaK gene encoding photosystem I reaction center subunit PsaK: MLISTLLAVAPRAVDWSPSVGAVMIICNILAIAFAKYTMKNPSAPPEMPSSNMFGGFGLPAVIGATCFGHVLGAGAILGLSNIGVL; encoded by the coding sequence TTGTTAATCTCTACCTTGCTAGCAGTTGCGCCGAGAGCTGTGGATTGGAGTCCGAGCGTTGGGGCTGTGATGATTATTTGCAATATTTTGGCGATCGCGTTTGCGAAATACACGATGAAGAATCCGAGTGCGCCCCCTGAAATGCCTTCATCCAATATGTTTGGTGGCTTTGGACTACCTGCGGTAATTGGTGCGACCTGCTTTGGTCATGTGCTAGGCGCAGGTGCGATCTTAGGATTGTCCAACATTGGCGTTTTGTAA
- a CDS encoding peptidase domain-containing ABC transporter, translated as MKKNSEIGRDAPPVNLDSAYELLSEILMTRFSVDPAFSRSFNFRAFQLGDVLNVSHVMILCQGRVRLIRSGVPAAVLDVGDSWGSDGQFCDPVLSYQAIAASAGFVAEIDSIPSELESDLQKMAHDRQRLLFLKSETDLRSHSSHVLKKLLPHLCEIRIAAGSSVADQSGRFWLRQGQVQGTQPPTIGQGWGYPQPVPSDWVAATELQLYQMSANHWDTVFQSEASPEVKPIVQPLARVQPVEAQPVRPIPAPTKPAAIEFAKPRRSRIRIGRAPFIPQQSSSDCGAACLAMIAQYWGKRLSINMLRNLAGVGRSGASLKGLALAAESLGFQARPVRSSFNRMTEQSLPWIAHWQGEHYIVVYRMKRNRVLVADPALGRRSISYEEFQASWTGYALLLSPTQLLKALPKSKPSLGRFLGAFTPYRSIVWSILLASVLLQIFGVVTPLFTQIILDQVVVHKSLPTLQIFIFGLLLFGSWKIGLTCTRQYLLDFFSNQVDLTLISGFIAHALNLPLQFFATRHVGDIVTRVQENHKIQLFLTRQAITAWLDAVMAIVYVGLMLHYNWQLTLLVLGLIPPIIIMTVIASPFLRQMSRQIFHESAKQNSSLVEMLTGISTVKATASERELRWQWEDELTSMFNAQFRGQKLANALQGASTLINLFGSTLLLWYGARLVIADQLTIGQLVAFNMMIGSVITPILSLVGLWDEFQEVLVSIERLDDIFSAQPEESPDQPLLVLPRIRGEVTFENVTFRYHADDSRNILQNISFTARAGDTIALVGRSGSGKTTLANLLQGLYQPTSGRILIDNTDLHHVSPQSLRSQLGIVPQECFLFSGTILDNITLYRPQYRLEDVLKAAKLAEAHAFIQSLPLGYQTKVGERGTMLSGGQRQRIAIARALLNLPRILILDEATSSLDTESERRFQKNLQQISRDRTTFIIAHRLSTVRNADCILVLDKGIIAEQGTHEQLIKQGGLYTQLAQQQLDL; from the coding sequence ATGAAGAAAAATTCAGAGATTGGACGCGACGCGCCTCCAGTCAACTTGGATAGTGCTTATGAGCTACTGTCCGAGATTCTTATGACCCGATTTTCGGTCGATCCTGCTTTCTCGCGATCGTTTAATTTTCGAGCCTTTCAACTCGGTGATGTGCTGAACGTCTCTCATGTCATGATTCTTTGCCAAGGACGAGTCCGTTTGATTCGGTCGGGTGTACCTGCGGCAGTGTTAGATGTGGGAGACAGTTGGGGATCAGATGGACAATTCTGTGATCCGGTTCTGTCTTATCAAGCGATCGCGGCAAGTGCTGGATTTGTTGCTGAGATCGACAGTATTCCGTCTGAGCTAGAGTCTGACCTTCAGAAGATGGCTCACGATCGACAACGCTTGTTGTTTTTGAAGAGTGAGACGGATCTGCGATCGCATTCTAGCCATGTTCTGAAAAAGCTCCTCCCGCATTTGTGTGAGATCCGCATTGCTGCTGGATCAAGTGTTGCGGATCAATCTGGTCGGTTTTGGTTACGACAGGGGCAAGTTCAAGGCACTCAGCCTCCAACGATTGGGCAAGGGTGGGGCTATCCTCAACCCGTCCCGTCAGATTGGGTGGCTGCAACTGAACTTCAGCTCTATCAAATGAGTGCAAACCATTGGGATACTGTTTTTCAGAGTGAAGCATCACCCGAGGTCAAACCGATCGTTCAGCCTTTGGCGCGAGTTCAACCTGTTGAAGCTCAGCCTGTTCGACCAATTCCGGCTCCTACAAAGCCTGCTGCGATCGAGTTTGCGAAACCTCGGCGATCGCGCATTAGAATTGGTCGCGCTCCGTTTATTCCTCAGCAAAGCAGTTCGGACTGTGGGGCTGCTTGTTTAGCGATGATTGCTCAGTACTGGGGCAAACGATTGAGCATCAATATGTTGCGCAACTTAGCAGGCGTGGGACGATCTGGAGCTTCGCTCAAGGGACTCGCACTCGCGGCAGAAAGTTTAGGATTTCAGGCGCGACCTGTGCGATCAAGCTTTAATCGCATGACCGAACAGTCATTGCCTTGGATTGCTCACTGGCAGGGTGAACATTATATTGTCGTTTACCGCATGAAGCGGAATCGAGTTCTAGTCGCTGATCCAGCACTCGGTCGGCGATCGATAAGTTATGAAGAATTTCAAGCCAGTTGGACGGGCTATGCCCTGCTCTTAAGTCCGACTCAACTGTTGAAAGCGTTACCAAAATCAAAACCTTCATTGGGAAGATTTTTGGGAGCTTTTACGCCTTATCGATCAATTGTCTGGTCGATTCTGCTCGCGTCGGTCTTGCTGCAAATCTTTGGTGTCGTCACACCTCTCTTTACTCAGATCATTCTGGATCAAGTCGTTGTTCACAAAAGCCTACCCACACTGCAAATTTTCATCTTTGGATTGTTGCTGTTTGGCAGTTGGAAAATTGGGTTAACTTGCACCCGCCAGTATTTACTGGATTTTTTCTCGAATCAAGTCGATCTCACCTTGATTAGTGGCTTTATTGCTCATGCGTTGAATTTACCGCTGCAATTCTTTGCGACTCGGCATGTCGGTGATATTGTGACGCGCGTGCAAGAAAATCATAAAATTCAGCTCTTTCTCACCCGGCAGGCAATCACAGCATGGCTGGATGCAGTCATGGCGATCGTGTATGTCGGATTGATGCTGCATTATAACTGGCAGTTGACCCTATTAGTCCTTGGGCTGATTCCACCGATCATCATTATGACCGTGATTGCGAGTCCCTTTCTCCGGCAAATGTCCCGACAGATCTTTCATGAATCTGCCAAGCAAAACTCGTCGCTTGTGGAAATGCTCACAGGCATCTCAACGGTGAAAGCAACCGCGTCAGAACGAGAATTGCGCTGGCAGTGGGAGGATGAACTGACGAGTATGTTTAATGCTCAGTTTCGGGGGCAGAAGCTGGCGAATGCCTTGCAGGGTGCAAGTACATTAATCAATTTATTTGGTAGTACGTTACTACTTTGGTATGGGGCAAGGCTGGTGATTGCAGATCAATTGACCATTGGGCAATTGGTTGCATTCAACATGATGATTGGTAGTGTGATTACTCCCATTTTGTCGTTAGTCGGTCTTTGGGATGAGTTCCAAGAGGTTTTAGTTTCGATCGAGCGATTAGACGATATCTTCAGTGCCCAGCCCGAAGAAAGTCCGGATCAACCTCTGCTCGTGCTTCCACGTATTCGCGGGGAAGTGACATTTGAGAATGTTACTTTTCGCTATCATGCGGATGATAGTCGCAATATTCTGCAAAACATTTCATTTACGGCTCGTGCAGGGGATACGATCGCTTTAGTCGGTCGCAGCGGGTCTGGAAAAACAACCTTGGCGAACTTGCTTCAAGGGTTATATCAACCTACCTCTGGCAGAATTCTCATCGACAACACCGATCTGCATCATGTTTCGCCGCAATCTCTGCGATCGCAGCTTGGAATTGTTCCACAAGAGTGCTTTCTCTTTTCGGGAACGATCCTGGATAACATTACGCTCTATCGCCCTCAATATCGCCTAGAAGATGTGTTAAAAGCTGCAAAACTCGCAGAAGCCCATGCTTTCATTCAGAGCTTACCTCTGGGTTATCAGACAAAAGTGGGAGAGCGAGGCACCATGCTATCGGGTGGACAACGGCAACGAATCGCGATCGCGCGTGCCCTGCTCAATCTGCCTCGAATTTTGATTTTGGATGAAGCCACAAGCTCACTCGATACGGAATCCGAGCGACGATTTCAGAAAAACTTGCAGCAAATTAGCCGCGATCGCACAACGTTCATCATTGCTCACCGACTCTCTACTGTTCGCAACGCAGATTGTATCTTAGTGCTCGATAAAGGCATCATCGCAGAGCAAGGAACTCATGAACAGTTAATCAAACAAGGAGGACTCTACACTCAGCTTGCTCAACAACAACTGGATCTATAA
- a CDS encoding HlyD family efflux transporter periplasmic adaptor subunit, which produces MSIRIDSLSLEDAPPPTLSSNLETDELSEFAYLYGGTLASTPVMPSAFPDPPASSADSSDPTPPERWSTALQNVLDRPPATFPSRLVAGGVIFCAACVGWATTSQMEEIGRAQGRLVPQGEAYKVHPVVSGKIAQVYVQEGQTVKAGQTIAELDHEIALNRVGALQQEERNYEKELLQIDALIDKTRLEAQTRSTIATAEIRAQEATIAQAQAKLQGQDTTILQTEERATTSQALLAQLQADADSQKERLERLKFLVDQGALAREHLYQAEQHFGDRQRSITQQTGDIQQALAESQKMRSDLQQVVAESRRLRAQLTQKYAEGQTAQIQAQQTIQNLFVQRTQLMAKKQQTEKLIQQANAEMKQLKLQAPVDGIVSALNVSKPGEVVQAGQTVSEIAPQTAPLVLVAALPTREAGFVKPGDKVQVKFDAYPYQDYGIVGGKVVKLSPDIKQDERLGAVYRVEIQLDRHMIQSTPLKAGQTASAEIIVRRRTIAEMLLDPIRQLQKGGISL; this is translated from the coding sequence ATGTCGATACGGATTGATTCACTCTCTCTTGAAGATGCACCGCCGCCTACTCTGTCTTCTAACTTGGAGACCGATGAACTGTCAGAGTTTGCCTACCTCTATGGGGGTACGCTCGCATCCACTCCAGTCATGCCTTCTGCATTTCCCGACCCTCCCGCAAGTTCGGCGGACTCTTCCGACCCCACTCCGCCGGAGAGATGGTCTACTGCGCTGCAAAATGTTCTCGATCGTCCTCCTGCAACTTTTCCCAGTCGCTTAGTCGCGGGTGGTGTCATCTTTTGTGCGGCATGTGTCGGTTGGGCAACAACGAGCCAGATGGAAGAAATTGGACGCGCGCAAGGGCGTTTAGTGCCTCAAGGGGAAGCTTACAAAGTTCACCCTGTCGTTTCTGGCAAAATTGCTCAAGTGTATGTGCAAGAAGGTCAGACGGTGAAAGCTGGACAAACGATCGCTGAACTCGATCATGAGATTGCACTCAATCGAGTGGGAGCCTTACAGCAAGAAGAGCGCAACTATGAAAAAGAGCTGCTGCAAATTGATGCCTTAATTGATAAAACTCGATTAGAAGCACAAACGCGATCGACCATTGCGACGGCTGAGATTCGTGCTCAAGAAGCCACGATCGCTCAAGCTCAAGCAAAATTGCAAGGGCAAGACACCACGATTTTGCAAACTGAAGAACGAGCAACGACCAGTCAAGCTTTACTGGCCCAACTTCAAGCCGATGCTGACAGTCAAAAAGAACGACTCGAACGGCTGAAATTCCTTGTTGATCAAGGGGCACTGGCGCGGGAGCACCTCTATCAAGCAGAGCAACATTTCGGCGATCGCCAACGCAGCATTACTCAGCAAACCGGAGACATTCAGCAGGCTTTGGCGGAGTCGCAGAAAATGCGATCGGATTTGCAGCAAGTTGTGGCAGAGTCTCGACGCTTACGGGCGCAGCTGACTCAGAAATACGCAGAAGGACAAACAGCCCAGATTCAAGCTCAGCAAACGATTCAAAATTTGTTTGTGCAGCGAACGCAGTTAATGGCGAAGAAACAGCAAACTGAGAAGCTGATTCAGCAAGCGAATGCTGAGATGAAGCAACTTAAATTGCAAGCTCCCGTTGACGGAATTGTTTCCGCCTTGAATGTTAGTAAGCCTGGTGAAGTGGTGCAAGCAGGGCAAACGGTCAGTGAGATTGCACCTCAGACTGCGCCTTTAGTTTTAGTCGCAGCTTTACCGACGCGAGAAGCAGGGTTTGTCAAACCGGGAGACAAAGTACAAGTGAAGTTTGATGCTTATCCTTATCAAGACTATGGAATTGTTGGGGGTAAGGTTGTGAAACTGTCGCCTGATATTAAGCAAGATGAGCGATTGGGGGCTGTGTATCGGGTCGAAATTCAGCTCGATCGACACATGATTCAATCAACCCCGCTCAAAGCAGGTCAGACTGCGTCGGCAGAAATTATCGTGCGTAGGCGCACGATCGCGGAAATGCTGCTTGATCCGATTCGCCAATTACAAAAAGGCGGAATTAGTTTGTAG
- a CDS encoding HetP family heterocyst commitment protein produces the protein MTFQRGSVAQSRNKVMSPEQFKQVVDAITEGRYSWACVLILRFAGYNPVHFIPHRTYSRLLKENRVQTPSRLTQIKDLAYSETVEQPEEVLHGGKLPIWFVNSPPCEQLKAQPVYSIW, from the coding sequence ATGACGTTTCAGCGGGGAAGCGTAGCTCAGTCGCGCAATAAAGTCATGAGTCCTGAACAGTTTAAGCAAGTCGTCGATGCGATTACGGAAGGTCGGTATTCTTGGGCTTGTGTGCTGATTCTACGGTTTGCGGGCTACAATCCTGTTCACTTTATTCCACACCGTACCTACAGTCGATTGCTCAAAGAAAATCGCGTACAAACTCCGAGCCGATTAACTCAAATCAAGGACTTGGCTTATTCAGAAACGGTCGAGCAGCCCGAAGAAGTTCTACATGGCGGGAAGCTGCCAATTTGGTTTGTAAACTCACCACCATGTGAGCAACTCAAAGCTCAGCCCGTTTACTCGATTTGGTAG
- a CDS encoding Gfo/Idh/MocA family protein, producing MTSSKIGVAVVGTGFGQKVHIPGLQAHPRTEVVAVYHRDLQKAQAIAQAHNIPQASSSIAEILSLPTVDAVSVSTPPFLHYEIAKSVLDAGKHLLLEKPTALNVKEANDLYQRSLDRRVVTSMNFEFRFVPAWQHFADLLASNYVGQKRLIKIDWLVSSRADASRPWNWYARKEQGGGALGALASHTFDYIAWLFGDVDRLTARLSTAIPNRPDPSTGDLKPVDSDDTCNITLELTDGTPCQICISSVTTQGRGHWIEVYGDRGTLVLGSDNQKDYVHGFKLWGAPLGQELVELEIPKQFAFEQVFTDGRIAPFIRVVDQWVLGIDRQESLPPSLKEGVYSQLLMDLAHESNETGTWVTVPK from the coding sequence ATGACGAGTTCTAAGATTGGTGTAGCAGTTGTCGGAACGGGCTTTGGGCAGAAAGTCCATATTCCCGGATTACAGGCACATCCACGCACTGAAGTCGTGGCAGTCTATCATCGTGACTTGCAAAAAGCACAGGCGATCGCTCAAGCTCACAATATTCCTCAGGCAAGTTCGTCGATCGCTGAGATTTTATCGCTGCCAACAGTCGATGCAGTCAGTGTTTCCACTCCACCTTTCCTGCATTATGAGATAGCAAAGTCCGTTTTAGACGCTGGAAAACATTTACTGCTTGAAAAGCCGACTGCTTTAAATGTCAAAGAAGCAAACGATTTATATCAGCGATCGCTCGATCGTCGAGTGGTGACAAGCATGAATTTCGAGTTTCGCTTTGTTCCGGCTTGGCAACATTTTGCAGATTTGCTTGCCTCAAATTATGTCGGACAAAAGCGGTTAATTAAGATTGATTGGCTCGTCTCAAGCCGCGCTGATGCTTCTCGTCCTTGGAATTGGTACGCGCGTAAAGAGCAAGGGGGTGGGGCATTAGGGGCATTAGCGTCTCATACCTTTGATTACATTGCTTGGCTCTTTGGCGATGTCGATCGCTTAACGGCAAGGTTAAGTACTGCAATTCCAAACCGTCCTGATCCAAGTACAGGCGACCTAAAGCCTGTAGATTCGGATGATACGTGCAACATCACATTAGAGCTAACAGACGGTACGCCTTGTCAGATTTGTATTAGTTCGGTCACGACTCAAGGACGCGGGCATTGGATTGAAGTTTATGGCGATCGCGGAACGCTAGTACTCGGTAGCGATAATCAGAAAGATTATGTGCATGGATTTAAGCTGTGGGGCGCACCGCTTGGACAAGAATTAGTGGAATTGGAGATTCCTAAGCAGTTTGCATTTGAACAAGTATTCACAGATGGGCGGATTGCACCGTTTATTCGTGTCGTCGATCAGTGGGTGTTAGGCATCGATCGACAAGAATCTCTACCACCCTCTTTGAAAGAAGGAGTTTACTCGCAATTGTTGATGGATTTAGCACATGAATCGAATGAGACTGGAACTTGGGTAACGGTTCCAAAGTGA
- a CDS encoding aromatic ring-hydroxylating dioxygenase subunit alpha: MLTDARTSIAEIPAGGTDPTRFDWKEAWYPVYYIQDLDKTKPAKFTLLGQDLVIWWDANAESWQAFEDQCPHRLAPLSEGRIAEDGLLECPYHGWAFQGDGTCDRIPQQPEGSLAHQSKRACVASYATAERQGLLFVYPGQNPPEQVKIPIIEPMEETPDGWVCLNTFRDLPYDALTLLENVLDSSHLPFTHHKSVGNRSNAAPVELEVLESSKQGFKGFWQEGPRKGTLGSQQTTFIAPALMWHDLTSKQFGRTLTVVYATPTRKGECRVFARFPFKFASKLPSTFIRLTPRWYSHLGNNTVLEDDQIFLHYQERYLAEKGGSDNFAKAFYLPTRADTFVSTLRQWVNAFEADPFPGEPLPPLQSIDELLDRYHSHTIHCSSCRTALARIQTIKIGTTIIGGLAWALLQLLSIALSPSSITIATLAAIVPLIAGSIWLVLNRLEQKFYKGQRTPARNLPEKKRKSAL, translated from the coding sequence ATGCTGACTGATGCACGTACTTCGATCGCAGAAATTCCAGCAGGTGGAACTGACCCCACTCGATTCGACTGGAAAGAAGCATGGTATCCCGTTTATTACATTCAAGACTTGGACAAAACCAAGCCCGCTAAATTCACACTGCTAGGGCAAGATCTAGTGATTTGGTGGGATGCAAATGCTGAAAGCTGGCAAGCCTTTGAAGATCAATGTCCTCACCGTCTTGCCCCACTTTCAGAAGGCAGAATCGCAGAAGATGGCCTGCTCGAATGTCCCTATCATGGATGGGCATTTCAGGGCGATGGCACCTGCGATCGCATTCCCCAACAACCCGAAGGGTCGCTTGCGCATCAGTCTAAACGTGCCTGCGTCGCCTCCTACGCCACGGCTGAGCGTCAAGGCTTACTTTTTGTCTATCCTGGTCAAAACCCGCCCGAACAGGTCAAAATTCCCATCATCGAACCGATGGAAGAAACGCCGGACGGATGGGTCTGTCTGAACACATTTCGAGATTTACCCTACGATGCTTTGACCTTGCTCGAAAATGTTCTCGATTCGAGCCATCTGCCGTTTACGCATCACAAATCGGTTGGCAATCGATCGAATGCGGCTCCGGTTGAACTCGAAGTTTTAGAATCGAGTAAACAAGGCTTTAAGGGATTTTGGCAAGAAGGGCCGCGCAAAGGCACATTAGGCTCACAGCAGACGACTTTTATCGCACCTGCTCTGATGTGGCATGATCTCACCTCAAAGCAATTTGGTCGAACGCTCACCGTCGTTTATGCTACCCCGACCCGAAAAGGAGAATGTCGGGTCTTTGCTCGCTTCCCGTTCAAGTTTGCCTCTAAACTTCCGAGTACTTTCATTCGATTGACACCCCGCTGGTACTCGCATTTAGGTAACAACACTGTGCTAGAAGATGACCAAATCTTTTTGCACTACCAAGAGCGATACCTCGCTGAGAAAGGCGGAAGTGATAACTTTGCAAAAGCTTTTTACTTACCGACTCGTGCTGATACGTTTGTATCTACTTTGCGTCAGTGGGTGAATGCGTTTGAAGCTGATCCGTTTCCCGGCGAACCTTTACCGCCGTTGCAATCGATCGACGAATTGCTCGATCGCTATCATTCTCATACGATTCATTGTTCAAGCTGTCGCACTGCGCTTGCCCGAATTCAGACCATAAAAATTGGAACCACAATCATTGGAGGGTTAGCTTGGGCACTGCTGCAACTGCTCTCAATCGCACTTTCCCCCTCGTCGATCACGATCGCGACACTGGCTGCGATCGTGCCACTGATTGCTGGTTCCATTTGGCTTGTACTGAATCGCTTAGAGCAGAAGTTTTACAAAGGGCAACGCACTCCAGCAAGAAACTTGCCGGAGAAAAAGCGTAAGTCAGCCCTCTGA
- a CDS encoding NAD-dependent epimerase/dehydratase family protein produces MTLSLVTGAAGFIGSHLVEALLERGDRVIGVDQFNDYYDPELKWKNLAISLQHPNFKLIEADIQSLDWHHLLKDVEVIYHQAAQAGVRASWGSGFRTYTEQNINATQILLEAAKTAKRLQRFIYASSSSIYGNAEALPTSETICPQPVSPYGITKLAAEQLCGLYYRNFGVPTCSLRYFTVYGARQRPDMGFHKFLKAALQDQAIVIYGDGQQTRDFTNVNDAIAANLAAAETPEAVGEVFNIGGGSRVVLTDVIATMETILGRSIRKEFIENAIGDARHTSADVTKAKKILNYQPQVSLQEGLTQEWEWIRSLYQ; encoded by the coding sequence ATGACCCTAAGTTTAGTGACCGGAGCAGCAGGATTTATTGGTTCGCATCTTGTCGAAGCCTTGCTCGAACGAGGCGATCGCGTCATTGGTGTCGATCAGTTCAATGACTACTACGATCCGGAACTGAAGTGGAAAAATCTCGCCATCAGCTTGCAGCATCCGAATTTTAAGCTGATTGAAGCAGATATTCAGTCCCTAGATTGGCATCACCTCTTGAAAGATGTGGAAGTGATTTACCATCAAGCAGCACAAGCCGGAGTGCGAGCAAGCTGGGGATCAGGATTTCGCACTTACACTGAGCAAAATATTAATGCGACTCAGATTCTACTTGAAGCAGCTAAAACTGCAAAGCGCCTTCAGCGATTTATCTATGCTTCGAGTTCATCCATCTATGGCAATGCAGAAGCACTGCCAACTTCTGAGACAATTTGCCCCCAGCCTGTTTCACCTTACGGCATCACAAAACTAGCAGCCGAGCAGCTTTGTGGACTTTATTATCGAAACTTTGGAGTTCCTACTTGCTCGCTTCGTTACTTCACTGTGTATGGAGCAAGACAACGTCCGGACATGGGATTTCACAAGTTTCTCAAAGCAGCACTTCAAGATCAAGCGATCGTCATTTATGGAGATGGTCAGCAAACCCGAGATTTCACAAACGTGAATGATGCGATCGCGGCAAATTTAGCGGCGGCAGAAACCCCAGAAGCAGTTGGAGAAGTCTTTAACATTGGAGGAGGCAGTCGCGTCGTTTTAACGGATGTCATTGCAACAATGGAGACGATTTTAGGTCGCTCAATTCGGAAAGAGTTTATCGAAAATGCGATCGGAGATGCCAGACATACTTCTGCAGATGTGACAAAAGCAAAAAAAATCTTGAATTATCAACCGCAAGTTTCTTTACAAGAAGGGCTGACTCAGGAATGGGAATGGATTCGATCGCTCTATCAATAA